The Peromyscus maniculatus bairdii isolate BWxNUB_F1_BW_parent chromosome 3, HU_Pman_BW_mat_3.1, whole genome shotgun sequence genome segment GTCTTCATCTGACTCTCCAAAGCGAAGACCGAGTCTTCTGTAATCAGGCATTTTGATCTTCTTTCTGGAGGCTTCCCCCTAAGTTCTGGATTCTGACTTAAGGGATCCTACATCTCAACTGACTACCATGCTGTGGCAGTCAAGGACAGGACTCACTTCCTGAGAGACTCTGGCTCTGCAAAGGAGACCGTCTCCACACTTCCCCAGTGTCCCCCCCACACTTCCCCAGcgtcccccccccacttccccagcGTCCTCCCCACACTTCCCCAGCGTCCCCCCCACACTTCCCCAGCCCTAGAGGAGGAGCCGGGGGCTGCAGTCACATACTTACTTCCTCCGAGAGGCTGGCATTCCTGAACTGTGCCGCCAGCTGTCTCACGAGCGTGGGCTGGATGCTGTGGTCCATCTCATCGCCTACTTGGGCGAGACGCCTGGCAATGTTCTGGATGACTTCCTCCTGACTTTCAGAATCTGAACATTCAGGCAGCAGACAGAAACAAGATTCAGCGATGGTCCTGGCCCACAGCTTCCTGCCACTTCCCGCCAGCCGCGGGCCCTGAGCCCGGGGAAGGCCCGCGGAGCAGAAGCTGGCTGCAGAAGCAGTCTGTCCCAGATTAActacctgctgctgctggaaAGGCCCAGAGCTGCGGCATCCCGGGATGCACCGCTGAGATGAGCCTGGGACCAGCCTGGGACTAGGGAAGGGGCTGAGCCTGTCAGTGGCATCTGAGTGCCCGCTCGGCTACACGCTGCCCGGAGACCACGCATCCTTTACCTCCTCACAGGGCAGCAGTGGGgtgtcccagcccccaactctgtAACCACCCGGGGTACTGTGTCTGCGCACTGTTAACTGGGACTGTCCTGCCCTGTCTCCTCGAAAGCTGCCCTGTCCCTCCACTGCCTGGTCCTACTGTGCGGCGGTCTCTGTCCAGTctgctccctttctttttctggcACTTACTAGGCGCCTTTATCATTTTCTGTTGTCTGACACAGCGCCTAAAACGTAAGCTTCTGAAAACCTGTAATTCTGtttagattaatttatttatgggTACGAGTGTTTAATGTCTGTGTACCAATTTCGTGCCTGGTatccacggaggtcagaagagggcgttgggtgccccagaactagagttgtgagccaccctgtgcatgaaggaactgaacctgggtcgtCTACGAGAGTCACGCATGCTCTCAATCacgagccctctctccagctcctgaaaacTGATTTTAAAGTCTTCTGGTTTACTGTCAGATACCCCACACGCAGAGCAATGCATGAGCGGCATAGAGCTGGTGCCCAGCAGGTCatttcatgaatgaatgaatgaatgaatgagtgaatgaatgaatcacaAACTTGTACGTAGCTCCTAAAAAGTGCTCAGTAACTATCACTGTAGTTTTTGATTGAACCCCTCTGGCTTCCTGACAGGaacagctccctccctccctccctcgggcAGCTGTCCAACTGGCCCTCACAAGGCAGGCTCGCCCTGTAGCTCAGAACCAGGAGGcggccacagtgagctgggcctaaGGGGTTCACTTTAAGGAAGTGGCGAGAGGCCCCAGGTACTCCACGTTGgagtgagggaaagaaaagatggcTTCCCTCTGGTGACTCGACTCGACTCGGCCTCACAAGTGGGGCAATCGCTCTCCACGCAGCGAAGGCCTGGCCCTCGCTCAGTGGCTCCAGGTCTTAGAACCACCACACTGCCCCCCAAGGCCTTTCCAGTGCTCACTCACTTCTGCTGAGTGACATGTATGTCACTGGGCTCTGGTTCCCTGTGACAATGTCACTCCTGCCCGCTCACTTCCTGAAGCTTCTACTCTGCCCCTCTCCCGAGGCCAGTCGGACCAGACTTCTCCCAGGCCTGAGATCAAGTGCCAGCCCCTCAGTCTCCCCTCCTGACACCCCTGCAGGTTTAGCTTTGACGTCGGCAGGCATGACCGAGGCAGAAAGAAGCAGGGCAAGACTTACACaacaagtttcaggctagccaggtaactgtgagaccctgtgtcaaaaaaattaattaaccagaggaaaaaagaatttaaaaaaaggctAACCCAGTCGCTAGTCTCCCTCACAACCATTCAGGGCAGCGCAGCCTCTGTGCCTGAGATCAGGGAAGCTGGGCTTGCTTAGCAGCAGGTACCAAGTCTAGCTTGAGAGGTCAGCTCTCTTTGGTTTGCTTGCTTGCGACAATCCCAGGGCCTTAGAAAGGCTAGGCACTCtctacctctgacctccatctccagcccctggcctgcAGGGTTGGAAGGCCTCAGTCTAGGGCTTGGAGGTGCTGGAGGCCTACAGAGCAGTGATTCGAACCAGGATCAAAAATCAACTGAGGGCCAGTGGGTTGGCTCAGAGGCACTTGCcgccaggcctgacaacctgagtttgacccccggACACTCTTGATGGAAGGAAGGGACCAACTCTGACTCTATCCGAATGCTAGGACATGTGCATACGCCGTACCCAGACAGACACGAAGTTCATAAAAAGTCATGCAGCAGTCTCCAGCCCAGGAGCACACTGGTGGGGCGGAGCCCCAGGCCCGCGCATTTGGAAGAACTCCTCACAATGCCAACGTGCACACTACCGACGGGTGCTCTGAGCACGTGGCACACCCCAGCCTTTAGGAAAGTCCCGtccccgtccgtccgtccgccccccccccgtcccccccccctgCAAACAGCACCGGAACAGAGAGACATTAAACAGAGGCTTTGAAGGGAGCCCAGGGCTCAGGTCAGGGAAAGACCAAGTCTAGATGTGGCCAGAGTGATACAGGTTCAGCGGGGAGTGAGACCGCATGGTTCAGGGACAGCTCGGCTGAGTCCTGCTCCCGAAGGACAAGCAGTTTGATCTGAGGCTACTCATTTTCCTCTGCTGTGCCTCAGTGTCCTTATCTGGAAACCAGGGTCAGAATACTTTTGTGCTCTGGTTATCTCTTAAGGTAATAGCAAGTCACATATGTTAAGGTTTCTGAAAGGATGCAAAAATGACTAAAGGCAGGAGTTTTAGTTGGACAGAGAATTCAACTAGCCTACACAAGGTCCTGTGGAGCTGTGTTAGAGTCGCTTGGAGGCTGGGACCAGACTAGCAATGTCCTAGCCCTCCCAGATCTGAACGGCAAGGCCAGCCTTGCTAGGTTTGAAAACCCCCTAGGTCTTTGAAATTCCCCATCTGAAGCTGGTGGCAGCTGAGTTATGAAAGCTCCAGCAGCATCCAGTCTTTGGCTACACCACACTGTAACTGCTTGGGACCTACGGTAAAAAACCCATTCGTTATTGGTCCAGACCTGGAGAGAACTCAGAACTCCTCGGAAGGAGGAGCTTTCTAATTAGTCCTGAAGCGGGATAATGAGTTAGACATGACGCAATCAAGCACAGACCAAAGACAAGTCACATGACATGCACACGTTTAAGAACCTGACAATGCAGGGTTAGAGACCGAGCCCCAAAGTCCCCTGTAACCTTTGGGGGGACAGTGAAGCCTAGATGTGGGGTGTAGGGGACAAGGCCGGGGCCTACCTGGCTCTATTCTTCCCTGGTAGAAGGAGCGGCTGGCCCGGCTGCCATCGGTCTGCAGCTCGTCCTCCAAGTCTGCATCCAGGTAAACTTCCACGGGCAGTTCCTGACTCAGGGCCTCCAGTTCTTGGTGGAAATTATACTTCGAGCTTTGGAGAAAGCCAAACACCAGCAGGTCTGTGATGTGCGCAGCCTCCAGGCCTGAGCCGTTGCTGACCTAAGGTGAAAATGGAGTCAGGAAGGCTCACGGAAGCCTGGGTCAGGGCACAGGCAGGCCTGAGGCTCACTACCTGTGAGAGCCAGCAACTCTGAGGATCCAAATGCTCCAGTAAGAGGCCTAGGggtggaggcattttctgcaGTACCCTCTGTGGCAGAATAGTATTTAAggcgtgttacttttgtttatattgcatttgtttaactctgtgttactgtgcctgtctaaaacacctgagggtctaataaagaggtgaacggccaatagtgaggcaggagagtataaatagagggagaaatctgggaggaaaaaaaagagccagagaaggaggaagactccaggggccagccacccagctacacagcaagccacggagtaagatttacagaagtaagagaatgggaaaagcccagcgGCAataggtagacaggataatttaaagttaaggaaagctgacaagaaacaagccaagctaaggctggacatttataagtgAGAATAAACCTccgagtgatttatttgggagttgggtggcaggcccctccaaagagtaaaaaacaaccaacgaCAACTCTCCCCAACTACCGAAACCTGCAGACATCAAGGGGTGATCTAGTCACCTCCCACAGAAGGCCTCCTGAAAACCCCCTGCTGGGGAAGCAGCTTCAAGTAAGGCCTGCACACTGTCTTAGGGGAGCCAGGCAATGTCATCGTTTCAGTTCCGTCCTTCTTTACCACAGAGCTGAGTCTGATggccctggctctgttcccagcgacAAGCACTTCTTCTCCATCATTCCCTTCACGAGCCCAGGATGGTCTTGGCAGGCTGACCCAGGTCGGTCAgactctgcctctgccctggTCTACTGCAGGAGCAGGTGTGCATAATCAGAGCCCCAGCGCTGGCAGGGAGGGCCTTGCTCACAGGCCTCTGTGCTCTTCACTGCAGATCTGCAGGGTGTCCAAAGCAACACCTGGGaagcagcactggggaggagcaCTGGGGAGGAGCACCGGGGAGGAGCACTAGGaaacagcactggggaggagcaCTGGGGAGGAGCACCGGGGAGGAGAACTGGGGAGGAGCATTGGGGAGGAACACTGGGGAAGAGCACTGGAGGAGCAGTCAGAAGCAGCATTGGGGAGGGGCACTGGGGAGGAGCACCAGGGAGGAGCACTAGGAAACAGCACCGGGGAGGAGCACTAGGaaacagcactggggaggagcaCTGGGGAGGAGCACTGGAGGAGCAGTCAGAAGCAGCACTGGAGGGGCACCCAGACAGCAATGCCTGTACCATGAGTCCCTATAGAACAAGAAAGTTTAGAAATAAAATTGCGTCACTTAATGGCCCTCAACTGTGCACTTAATAGATGTAATAAATGCTAACTTGATGTTACTTTACCATACAGAGCTGgaataaaaaaattcagaaagtCAAAAATATCTACAATAAAATATAAGTTCTGATGGGGGGGTGGGATCAAATGCCAAGATAAAGAGAAAATGTCAACATTTCACCGTGGCCTCAACCCTGTGGGCACTGGGCAAGCTACCTAAGTTCCTGGCAGCGGGAGGAATCTCATCCACCCCTGCCCCCGGGGTGGGGAGGAGGCCCACAGGAGAGAGGCACTCCATAAGGGCCCTGCAGGACAGCGGGGGACACCAGCCTTGCAGCAGACTGTGGCTGGAAGGGGAGACATCAGGAGACCCAGAGACCACTACTGCCCACGGCCAGCCAgttcagcccctcactgggacaAGCGAGAGCCCAGGTCTCTTCCGTTCATACAACTGTTCTGTGTTGCCCTGCCAAGTCTACCAGGCTGACAGTCACGCCATCCCATCCTCCTTCGGGAAGAACATTCCCCGCCCCACACCAAACCCGTCGGTGCCAAGGGAGACCAACTCTGTTGGCTATTTGAGGTGGACCTCTGCAGACCTGTCAAGTGAGGGGTCAGGCTGCACCATGAACAGGAACACCCAGGaagaacaaaatggaaagatGCCAGAATCTAACCTGAGAGTCCATGGCTCAAGCCGTGCAGCTCCAAGCACTGCCGCCTCGCGAGTCCAGGGAACACCTGAAAGAAGACATCAGATGTGTAGGTGGCTGTTCCCTGAAGCAATGGCCCTGTGGCCCTTCAGGATGCAGGACGTCCCCCCCCTCCAGCTGAGGCCATACCCACCCACCACCACTGGCTCTCAGCCTGGGTTCCTTTTTTGATCTCCACCCAGACCCGGAGCAGCAACCCAGTCAGTCAGGTCTGCAGTCTTCCTCCTTACAGCCTCAGCTGGTGCTTCCCTGGGCACCCCCAGGCCAGTTCTCCCAATTTTGCTACTCACACTGGTCAGGCCAACCAGCACATCCCACACAAATTCCCATAGTTAGTCCTCACACTAGTCAGGTGCCCAGCTAGTCACATTCACCTGCGAGACTGCAGAGATCTACATTACAGGACCAGGGCCTGCCAGCAGCACCTGCCCATTTCCCTTCCACCCACACAATGAAGCCCAGCAGACAGCGTGTATTCTGACTTCATGGGAAGAAAACAGTTTGGAGGGTCATTCTGAGCTCGGCAAGACAGCTTGGCTGGCAAAATGTGTCTGTCACTCAAGTTTTCTGACCCACCACACACTGACTGGACCAAAGCCACTGAAGAACTGAATTTAAGAAGTATGTCCAGCCAGGCAGTGCAGGTGTGGGAGCATCCTGAATCCTAATGGGGCCCCACAGGGGCCCCGCTTCAGGGAACAGCCACCTACACCATctatggcacacacctttaaccccagcgcttgggaggcagaggcaggcggatctctgagttcgaggccagcctggtctacagagcgagttccaggacagccagagctacacagagaaaccctgcctcaaaacaacaaacaaacaaaaaccaaaaagaaaagacgTTATGTCCAGACAAGCGGCTTTGTCTGGTGTGGAGGCGTTCTGAGGTGTTCCACAGTTTTATCACCTTCATTATCAGGTTAAAATGCAAATCTGGGTGAAGATTCTGACCAGCAAGACCATTACCCTAGAGGTGGAGCCCATTGACACCACAGAAAATGTGAAGGCCAAGGTCCAGGATAAGGAGGCACCTCCCACCCGCAACCAGCAGAGGCCCATCTCTGCAGGCAAGCAGCTGGCAGATGACCATACTTCTTGATCCAGAAAGAGTCAAGCCTGCACCTGGTCCTCCACCTGAGGGTGGCTGCTACTTCGTCAGCCTGCATTTCCGGTGGGCACTGATGACATCACTCTACACTAAAGCCATCTGCCCCATTTAAGCTTA includes the following:
- the Bid gene encoding BH3-interacting domain death agonist is translated as MDSQVSNGSGLEAAHITDLLVFGFLQSSKYNFHQELEALSQELPVEVYLDADLEDELQTDGSRASRSFYQGRIEPDSESQEEVIQNIARRLAQVGDEMDHSIQPTLVRQLAAQFRNASLSEEDRRNCLAKALDEVKTAFPRDMENEKAMLIMTLLLARNVASHAPSLLPDVFRTTVNFINQNLFAYVRNLVRNGMD